The Mustelus asterias chromosome 30, sMusAst1.hap1.1, whole genome shotgun sequence DNA segment tagctaaggtgtcgagaaagaccaacttaatatagaatgatagaatccctgcagtgcagaaggaggccatttggcccattgagcctgcactgaccacaatcccacccaggccctacccccataaccccacatattcgccctgctaatcccctgacaccagtgtcaatttaccacggccaatccacctaacctgcacagtctttggactgggggaggaaaccggagcacccggagaaaacccacgcagacacgaggagaatgtgcagactccgcacagacagtgacccaagccgggaatcgaacccgggtccccggcgctgtgaggcagccgtgctaactattgtgccaccgtgccatccacaatataaatgtaggtccattcaaaagtctgacagcagcatagaacattacagcgcagtacaggcccttcggccctcgatgttgcgccgaccagtggaaccaatctaaagcccctctaatctacactattccaatatcatccatatgtttatccaataaccatttgaatgctcttaatgttggcgagtccactactgctgcaggcagggcattccacgcccttactactctctgagtaaagaacctacctctaacatctgtcctatatctctcacccctcaatttaaagctatgtcccctcatgctagccatcaccatcggaggaaaaagactctcactatccaccctatctaatcctctgatcatcttgtatgcctctattaaagtcacctcttaaccttcttctctctaacgaaaacaacctcaagcagggaagaagctgttcttgagtcggtcggtacgtgacctcagacttttgtatctttttctctgacggaagaaggtggaggagagaatgtccggggtgcgtgggggtccttgattatgttggctgctttcccgaggcagcgggaagtgtaggcagagtcaatggatgggaggctggtttgtgtgatggactgggcttcattcacgaccctttgtcgtttcttgcggtcttgggcagagcaggagccaaaccaaactgatggatatgctgatgggggggagatgaagaggggtgggtggaggctcatgtggagcataaatactgacacagaccaaatAAGCTGactggcccggccctgtgctgtagactcaatggaacagagacaaatgtatttattttagatctacctgtggtggtgggaaaaacactatttactatccaggataaaataaatgtccttcagcaGCTTTTGTGGGTCATTTTAGTGGAGATGTGTTCCCCCAGggcggcccggtagcacagtggttagcactgctgcctcacaacaccagggacccgggttcgattcccggctcgggtcactgtctgtgtggagtctgcaccttctccccgtgtctgcctgggtttcctccggatgctccggtttccccccctacagttcgaaagatgtgctggttagatgcattcatagaaatcatagaaaccctacagtacagagagaggccattcggcccatcgagtctgcaccgatcacaatcccacccaggccctatccccatatccctacatatttacccactaatccctctaacctacgcatctcaggactctaaggggcaatttttaacctggccaatcaacctaaccggcacatctttggactgtgggaggaaaccggagcacccggagggaaacccacgcagacacgaggagaatgtgcaaactccacacagacagtgacccgagccgggaatcgaacccaggtccctggagctgtgaagcagcagtgctaaccactgtgctaccgtgccgccccaacaggtgccggagtgtggcgactgggggaatttcacagtagcttcattgccgtgttaatgtaagccgacttgtgactaataaaataaactttaacttttaagacTTTAAGAGCACCAGCCCCACTGGAAGGAAAGCTGTGAgagcggccagtccagcagaaagaaaccctccgaccctcccactgtcagaatgaacagggttcagtcctggatgtgattaacagcagaatccaacaccAGTAATCActtgtgagctcgctggtgtctcagcaggttggacaactgagtgaatctcttcccacacacggagcaggtgaacggcctctccccggtgtgaactcgctggtgagtcaGCAGAGACGATGAGtcactgaatcctttcccgcactcggagcaggtgaacggcctctccccggtgtgaatccgctggtgcctCAGCAGGTGGGACGACTGAGTGAACCCCATCCCGCACTCGGGGCaggcgaacggcctctccccggtgtggaccTGCCGGTGCGTCACCAGGTGGGACGACTGAATGAACCTCTTCCCGCACGCGGGGCAGgtgtacggcctctccccggtgtggaccCGCTGGTGCTTCCGCCGGGTGGATGAGTCGCCGAACCCCTTCCCGCACACggggcagctgaacggcctctccccggtgtggaccCGCCGGTGCGTCAGGAGGTGGGAGGAGTTGCTGAATCCCTTGCCGCACtcggggcaggtgaacggccgctCCTCGGTGTGGACGCGTCGGTGCGTCAGCAGGTGggacgactgagtgaatcccttcccacacacggagcagctgaacggcctctccccggtgtgaatgcgtcggTGAGGTTCCAGTGCAGATGGGGAAGGgaatcccttcccgcagtccccacatttccacggtttctccacgGTGCccggtgtccttgtgactctccaagtTGGACCAAAagttgaagcctcgtccgcaCACACAGCACGGgtgcagtctctccccgctgtgaatgctgcgatgtattttcaggctgtgtaactggttaaagctcttcccacactcactgcactggaacactctcactcgggtgtgtctgtgcttttccagtcacgctGATTTTAACATATTTAGAAGCAGACACAAACAGACAAACACGTTTCCTACCAAGTTCAAACACTGATGAGTTGTGTGACTCTGTCGGATCTGGAAACGTTGTTTCAGTGGAGATTTCTGACTGTAAATCCTCCAACTTCTAATCTCCTGTAAAAGGGAGTTTGCAAAGTCATTATTGTCAGCACAGGAGAaacattcagaacagacaattccctGTAGAAAGCACAgctcagtatggctcctgctctgaccaagaccataagaaactacaaagataaGGTAGAGaggaggtagatagtcaacatcttttcccaaaggtcggggagtctaaaactagagggcataggtttaaggtgagaggggagagatgcaaaagtgtccagagggacaattgtttcacacagagggtggcgagtgtctggaacaagctgccagaggcagtagtagaggcgggtacaattttgtcttttaaaaagcatttagacagttatatgggtaagatgggtatagagggatatgggccaaatgcgggcaattgggattagcttagcagTAGAAaccgggcagcatggacaagttgggccgagagcagagggagagagagggacagacacagagggggggagagagggacagacacagagggggggagagagggacagacacagaggcggagagagacagacagacacagagggggagagagacggacagacacagagggggagagagagagagagacagacagagggagagagagagagacagacagagggagagagagagacagaaagacagacggagggagagacagacagacagacagagggacagagagacagccagcaactgctctctacaacagctcatttatgtcttaaaagaaagccttgcacagatgcagcaagacttctctgcttttatattctctgcaagaagtctcacaacaccaggttaaagtccaacaggtttatttggtagcaaataccagaagctttcggagcgctgctccttcgtcagatggagtggaaatctgctctcaaaaatgcacagagacacaaaaatcaagttacagaatactgattagaatgcgaatccctacaaccaaccaggtcttaaagatacagacaatgtgggtggagggacaccctccacagcgcagagtcgctgagcagaaactgatagccaagttccgcacacatgaggacggcctaaaccgggatgttggatttatgtcacattatcagtaacccccacagcttgcctcctggacttgcagaatctcactagctgttctgtctggagacaatacccatctctttaacctgtgcttaatgctccctccacccacattgtctgtacctttaagacgtggctggctgtcgggattcgcattctaatcagtattctgtaacttgatttttgtgtctctgtgccctgtttgagagcacatttccactccatctgacgaaggagcagcgctccgaaagcttatggtatatgctaccaaataaacctgttggactttaacctggtgttgtgagacttcttactgtgttcaccccagtccaacgccagcatctccacatagaacatagaacagtacagcacagaacaggcccttcggcccacgatgttgtgccgagctttatctgaaaccaagatcaagctatcccactccctatcatcctggtgtgctccatgtgcctatccaataaccgcttaaatgttcctaaagtgtctgactccactatcactgcaggcagtccattccacaccccaaccactctctgcgtaaagaacctacctctgatatccttcctatatctcccgccacgaaccctatagttatgcccccttgtaatagctccatccaccctaggaaatagtctttgaacgttcactctatctatccccctcatcattttataaacctctattaagtctcccctcagcctcctccgctccagagagaacagccctagctccctcaacctttcctcataagacctacaaacctccaaaccaggcagcatcctggtaaatctcctctgcactctttccagcacgtccacatccttcttaccatttatattctatccccctcgcgataaatgccaacatcccatttgccttcttgatcaccttctCCCACGttctagaaatcatcatagaaaccttacagtgcagaaggaggccattcggcccatcgagtctgcaccgaccacaatcccacccaggacctacccccacatatttacccactaatccctctaacctacacatctcaggattctaaggggcaatttttaacctggccaatcaacctaacccgcacatctttggactgtgggatgaaaccggagcacccggagaaaacccacgcagacacgaggagaatgtgcaaactccacacagacagtgacccgagccgggaatcgaacccgggaccctggcgctgtgaagcagcagtgctaacccactgtgctaccgtgccgccccccccgtgtctccccccgtgtctgcgtgggtttagaaacatagaaacccgacagtgcagaaggaggccattcggcccatcgagtctgcaccgaccacaatcccacccaggcactacccccacatatttacccgctaactacgcatctcagggacaatttttaacctggccaatcaacctaacccgcacatctttggactgtccaggttctccggtttcccctcctcccccacagtccaaagatgtggattggcctttagtgtcagggggaactagcagggtaaatgcatggggttacgggaataggtcctgggtgggattgtggtcggtgcagacacgacgggccgaatggactccttgtgcactgcagggattctacgattcaaacCCTTCAGCATATTTTTTATAAACCTTTTACTGCAACaatcaaactaaaatcaacatgaGTTAATCATGCATTAATAATATTTGAATAGGCAGGATAAATTgcactttaaaaagctcagacaacacaaacaggttccacaaaatcacaagcatgtcccccctcagtatatttggctctaattccagttgcagagtcccacaaccctctgtatttcccaggggggATAAaggaagtgttttactcacagatgttgtccaggggaatttgcaaagtcccctccctCAGATGGCAGCCCAgcgcgcaggcgcagagagcgctgctgagcccagctgtccggagcaggcgcagtgcggccgCCGCCAgcggtccggagcaggcgcagagagcgctgcttgagcccagctgtccggagcaggcgcagtgcggccgCCGCCAgcggtccggagcaggcgcagagagcgctgcttgagcccagctgtccggagcaggcgcagagagcgcggctgagcccagctgtccggagcaggcgcagagagcgcggctgagcccagctgtccggagcaggcgcagagagcgcggCTGGgcccagctgtccggagcaggcgcagagagcgctgcttgagcccagctgtccggagcaggcgcagagagcgctgctgggcccagctgtccggagcaggcgcagtgcggccgCCGCCAgcggtccggagcaggcgcagagagcgctgcttgagcccagctgtccggagcaggcgcagagagcgcggctgagcccagctgtccggagcaggcgcagagagcgctgcttgagcccagctgtccggagcaggcgcagagagcgctgctgggcccagctgtccggagcaggcgcagtgcggccgCCGCCAgcggtccggagcaggcgcagagagcgctgctgggctcagctgtccggagcaggcgcagagagcgctgcttgagcccagctgtccggagcaggcgcagagagcgcggCTGAGCCGAGCTgcccggagcaggcgcagtgcggctgccgccagcggtcgatctctttttggagccgCAGCCGCCgtagaaagagaggggggggggagggggagatcaccgagcggcttctcgctctggccagtcagccggttgcctggaaaccttggctcgaggaggtgcgcgggggaggggggcggggggaaacaatgagtgggggcggggctcccgtgtccgcgcgcccgggcctgcgcactggaacccggagacgtcaccgcggagcggagtgattcctattggctgcttCCACGCAGTGTTCCATTGTGGACGTCACAACGCGGAAGTTGTccaaatgagcttcagagtgaaactccctcctctggacaacatctgggagggaatcgatgtttccccctttccatttctttcctcattctgggggaaattggggacttgcagcaaactGAAGGGGAAAGGAAGCGAATCCAgcgaggctgcagactctggaaaggtagGCCCAGGTCTTTGCCTCTGTCTCTGAAAAGACATCCTTTAGCTCCCTCAGCTTTGACACGTTTATTTGTCTGGCCAAAAGGATGGTTGGTCTCTGTTAATGTTCACAGTTAAAGGGCTGATTAGTCAATGGTAAGTTAATCTAGGACAAGATACGTCTAGCTTTATGTGGTATGTATTATTTATTATTCTCTAACTAAGCACAGCTATTTTGTTTCTAGACTGATAATGTTGTGTtgcatatatttgatttgatttattattctcaattattgggatacagtgtttcttgcgcactacacagacaaagcataccgttcatagagtacataggggagaaggatttgatttgatttattattgtcacatatattagtgtataGTGAAacatattgcttcttgcgcgctatacagacaaagcataccgtccgtagagaaggaaaggagagggtacagaatgtaggatatgggcgtcgctggctggccagcatttatcgcccatccccagttgcccttggagggcagttgaaagtcaaccacattgctgtgtggctctggagccacatgtaggccagaccgggtaaggacggcagatttccttccctaaaggacattagtgaaccagatgggtttttccgacaatggtttcaccgtcatcagtagattcttaattccagatattttttattgaattccaattccaccatctgccgtggcgggattcgaacccaggtccccagaacattagctgagtttctggattaattgtctagcaataatgccacgaggccatcacctcccctatcccTATTCCACCACCCTCATGATCAGTGATCATTCACTGCCTCtataaagttcttcctcacatcccccatgTTTCAGTTAATGTAGCATTGTATAGTACATTAATATTTATTTGAATTAATATATAGATTATATCTTTTTTAAATCAGTAAGAATGGATCTTCAATCAGCTTGAATCAACACCTCCAAGAGAAGTGGAGGTTGTAAATTAGGTACTACTGAGGGATGATTAGGGGAGACATATTAACAGGTTTTGAGGAATAAGAGAGAAAAGAATATTCCACACCAATCaccgtggttatcactgctgcctcacagctccagggacccgggttcgattcccggcttgggtcactgtctgtgtggagtttgcacattctccccgtgtctgcgtgggtttcctccgggtgcttcggtttcttcccacagtctgaaagacgtgctggttagggtgcattggccgtgctaaattctccctcagtggtcaggcgggtaagtggaactgatccacttcagatcagccatgatcttattgaatggcggggcaggctcgaggggctagatggcctactcctgctcctatttcttatgttcttatgtatccgaacaggtgccagagtgtggcgcctaggggattttcatagtaacttcattgcagtgttaatgtgacacgaatagataaactttttaaaaagatgtgtaggataagtGGATTAGCCTCGGTAAACGCGcaggcttacagggatagggtgggaggggtagtgttaatgtaagcctacttgtgacaataataaataaacttaaacttgtttGCCCTGAATGTGTAATCTTGTATCGATGGTGATGACATTTGTcaattccttttacaggatattagaaggggAGGTTTTGCAGACAGAATTCTCAAAGCATACATCGCGTAGAGAATTGACAGAGTCATCGGGACCctaatatcatcggcctttggaTCCAGAATGAGAAATGTCTGTCTGTTCTGTCAGCTTCCGAAGATTTTAAACCATAAGTGTGTCTGATAAAGCATCGAGGCGCACACATTTTCgagtcagagtgttccagtgaactgactgtggaaggaaCTTTAACTGGTTACACATCCTGAAAGTAGCACTCACCGTTCACAGTGAGGAGGAATACTACATACACATCTGTGTATGAGCGAGACTTTACTGGATcgctggagagacacaaggaaacCTGCACGATGGAGAGATCGTGGatatgtgaggactgtgggaagggatacagatccCCATCGGAGCTGCAAATGCATCgccgcattcacaccggggagaggcccttcacctgctccgtgtgcggGAGAGGATTCACCCAGTCAATCAACCTGCTCACtcaccagcgagtccacaccggggagaggcccttcacctgcttcgagtgcgggaagggattcactcagtcgtgcagcctgcagaggcaccagcgggttcacaccggggagaggccgttcacctgctccgtgtgcgggaagggattcagtcagtcctgcagcctgcagaggcaccagcgggtccacaccggggagagacccttcacctgctccgagtgtggcaAGGGATTCTCCACTTTCTCGCAActgctgaggcaccagcgagttaacacgggggagaagccgttcacctgcaccgcctgtgggaagggattcaccacttcatctcacctgctgaggcaccagcaggtccacaccggggagaagcccttCGCCTGTTCGGTGTgcaggaagggattcactcggtcaacccacctggtgagacaccagcgagttcacgagtgacagctggagttggatgctgctgttaatcacacccaggactcAACCAATCGTGTCTGAAATCTGTGTCCTTGAGTCCTTGTATCATCGGCCAATGTGAACAACTTTGCTTCGTCCATTTTTAATCTGAACCTGTCATAATTCTGTACACATTTATCGAATCTCCActgaattccacccccccccttccctttttTGTGATGTGAAATCTAAAATAAAGAACAAGTGAACAAAACatgcctgaaatcaaatgggaactTTTGATTTCTGTTTTGAAGATATTCCGAAAATATTGCGTTGGACAGTAAGTTAATTGGAATAATGCACTTTTGGGGAAGGcgatgtccataagaccataagacataggagcggaagtaaggccattcggcccatcgagtccactccaccattcaatcatggttgatttcaactccatttacccgctctctccccatagcccttaattcctcgagaaatcaagaatttatcaatttctgtcttgaagacgctcaacgtctcagcctccacagccctctgtggcaatgaattccacagacccaccactctctgactgaagaaatttctcctcatctctgttctaaagtgactcccttttattctaaggctgtgcccccgcgtcctagtctcccctgttaatggaaacaacttccctacgtccatcctatctaagccgttcattatcttgtaagtttccatccgatctctcctcaacctcctaaactccaatgaatataatcccacgatcctcagacgttcatcgtatgtcaggcctaccattcctgggatcaaccgtgtgaatctccgctggacccgctccagtgccagtatgtccttcctgaggtgtggggcccaaaattgctcacagtactccaaatggggcctaaccagtgctttataaagcctcagaagtacatccctgcttttgtattccaagcctcttgagataaatgacaacattacatgtcctcgtggtattatcgctagattaatccagaaactcagctaatgttctgggggacccgggttcgaatcccgcagatggtggaatttgaattcaatttttaaaaaatctcgaattaagaatctactgatgacattgtcgattgtcggaaaaacccatctggttcattaatgccctttagggaaggaaatctgccgtccttaccccggtctggcctacatgtgactccagacccatacaacaatgtggttgactctcaactgccctccaaggggcaactagggatgggtaataaatgctgggcccagccagtgacgcccatgttccacgaatgaattaaaaaacaactTTTGATTTCTGTTTTGAAAATAAAACGAAAATATTGCGTTGGACAGTAAGTGAATTGGAGCAATGAactttggggaggtgatggcctagtggtactatcgttAGActgttaattcagaaactcagctaatgttctgggggaacccgggttcgaatcccgcccacggcagatggtggaatttgaattcaattttagaaaatctggaattaagaatctactgatgaccctgaaaacattgtcgattgttggaaaaacccatctggttcactaatgtccctttagggaaggaaatctgctgtccttacccggtctggcctacatgtgactccagagccacacagcaatgtggttgactctcaactgtcctccaaggggcaactagggatgggcaataaatgctgggcccagccagcgacacccatgtcccaggaatgaagaaaaaaaagggTTGTAGTTCAATGGAATATGTCAATCTGGTCTCCACCAAcattctagtgaaagtctggaacatGCAGATGAGATGAGTAAATTGGTCAATGAACCTTAGTCAATGAACTTGTTTAGAAGGAAGTAACATTTCATAGGCTGGCCGTTACCTGAAATATCTGGACCATTAAAAGGAGAGAAAGGCAAAAGAAGAGACTCATTTTGAACTTTTGATAAGTGTACCGGAATGTTAAgagtacagcatgcctgggcCTGGGCActgccaagtcatgttgcagctttatagaaccttagaacaaagaacaatacagcacaggaacaggcccttcggccctccaaacccgcgctgctccctggtcccaactagaccattcttttgtatccctccattcccactccgttcatgtggctatctagataagtcttaataattagttaggccacacttggaatatagtgttcaattctggtcgccacactaccaaagaacaaagaacagtacagcacaggaaacaggcccttcggccctccaggc contains these protein-coding regions:
- the LOC144480695 gene encoding uncharacterized protein LOC144480695, with translation KYIAAFTAGRDCTRAVCADEASTFGPTWRVTRTPGTVEKPWKCGDCGKGFPSPSALEPHRRIHTGERPFSCSVCGKGFTQSSHLLTHRRVHTEERPFTCPECGKGFSNSSHLLTHRRVHTGERPFSCPVCGKGFGDSSTRRKHQRVHTGERPYTCPACGKRFIQSSHLVTHRQVHTGERPFACPECGMGFTQSSHLLRHQRIHTGERPFTCSECGKGFSDSSSLLTHQRVHTGERPFTCSVCGKRFTQLSNLLRHQRAHK